One stretch of Saccharomonospora xinjiangensis XJ-54 DNA includes these proteins:
- a CDS encoding segregation and condensation protein A, protein MTASHIPPADEPDDTDRPHRGFLVRLDNFEGPFDLLLQLISQHQLDVTEVALHQVTDEFIAYTRTLGQNWNLDEITEFLVVAATLLDLKAARLLPSAEVENEDDLALLEARDLLFARLLQYRAYKQVAALFAELEAGALRRYPRSVALEERYASLLPEVMLGVTKEKFADVAVGVFRPKPPPTVSLDHLHMARVSVREHAAVLRLQLAKRGAATFPELVADCEHTIEVVARFLALLELYRESVVQFDQDEALAELRVRWTGGSAEQAADDAERDRAVGIEDEEYG, encoded by the coding sequence ATGACGGCGTCCCACATCCCACCCGCCGACGAACCGGACGACACCGACCGCCCCCACCGCGGTTTCCTGGTGAGGCTCGACAACTTCGAGGGCCCGTTCGACCTGCTGCTGCAACTGATCTCTCAGCACCAGCTCGACGTCACCGAGGTCGCACTCCACCAGGTCACCGACGAGTTCATCGCCTACACCCGCACGCTGGGGCAGAACTGGAATCTCGACGAGATCACGGAATTCCTCGTCGTGGCGGCCACACTGCTCGACCTCAAGGCGGCACGCCTGCTGCCTTCGGCGGAGGTGGAGAACGAGGACGACCTCGCGCTGCTGGAGGCTCGCGACCTGCTGTTCGCCAGACTGCTCCAGTACCGCGCGTACAAGCAGGTCGCGGCTCTGTTCGCCGAGTTGGAGGCCGGGGCACTACGCCGCTACCCGCGTTCGGTGGCGCTGGAGGAGCGTTACGCGAGCCTGTTGCCCGAGGTGATGCTCGGCGTCACGAAGGAGAAGTTCGCCGACGTGGCGGTGGGCGTGTTCCGGCCGAAACCACCGCCTACGGTGTCGCTCGACCACCTGCACATGGCGCGGGTGTCGGTGCGGGAGCACGCGGCTGTGTTGCGGCTCCAGCTGGCGAAACGGGGAGCGGCGACCTTTCCCGAACTCGTCGCCGACTGCGAGCACACCATCGAGGTGGTCGCGCGGTTTCTGGCGCTGCTGGAGCTCTATCGCGAGTCGGTGGTGCAGTTCGACCAGGACGAGGCGCTGGCTGAGCTGCGGGTGCGGTGGACGGGCGGCTCGGCGGAGCAGGCCGCCGACGACGCCGAACGTGACCGCGCGGTGGGCATCGAGGACGAGGAGTACGGGTGA